From Leishmania donovani BPK282A1 complete genome, chromosome 34, the proteins below share one genomic window:
- a CDS encoding actin-like protein, putative, with translation MRPSVGWTFASGAASSIVLDVGHSRTTVTAVLDGYALRHSVDTIPVGGDAVTAQYSELLSKHRPVVEAAAPALSHSTVREIYWRDWVADVKHCLARVLPYQGDTGGVASAAGKGSASTAVKEATVRAVTDLQAPDGTRVHLDERTAALPFEVFFSATGDEKRNVATLMAMCKRRMDPEWQLHTVPHLLAGAGSLVPGFRDRVVGELKAQDSSYFRYERDGVLNVAQTADGAWVGASMAASSSSFEPLWVTRGEWAEEGASVLYRKLF, from the coding sequence ATGCGCCCTAGTGTGGGATGGACTTTTGCGTCTGGCGCCGCCTCGAGCATCGTGCTGGATGTGGGGCACAGCCGCACAACTGTTACTGCTGTCTTGGATGGCTATGCACTGCGCCACTCCGTTGACACGATCCCCGTCGGCGGTGACGCCGTCACGGCCCAGTACAGCGAGCTGCTCAGCAAGCACCGACCCGTcgtcgaggcggccgcgccagCGTTGTCACATAGCACGGTGCGAGAGATTTACTGGCGTGATTGGGTGGCCGATGTAAAGCACTGCTTGGCACGCGTGCTGCCGTATCAGGGCGACACCGGCGGTGTCGCGTCTGCTGCAGGGAAGGGGTCTGCGTCAACAGCAGTCAAGGAGGCCACCGTGCGCGCTGTAACAGACTTGCAGGCGCCGGATGGCACACGAGTGCATCTTGACGAGCGCACAGCTGCTCTCCCGTTCGAGGTGTTCTTCAGCGCAACCGGCGACGAGAAACGGAACGTGGCGACTCTGATGGCCATGTGCAAGCGACGGATGGACCCGGagtggcagctgcacacaGTGCCGCACTTGCTtgctggtgccggcagcCTTGTGCCGGGCTTCCGCGACCGCGTGGTTGGGGAGCTGAAGGCACAGGATTCCTCCTACTTCCGCTATGAACGGGATGGGGTGCTGAACGTGGCGCAGACCGCCGATggtgcgtgggtgggggcGTCCAtggccgcctccagctcgtcCTTTGAACCACTCTGGGTGACACGGGGGGAATGGGCTGAGGAGGGCGCCTCGGTGCTGTACCGCAAGCTCTTCTAG